In Glycine max cultivar Williams 82 chromosome 4, Glycine_max_v4.0, whole genome shotgun sequence, the genomic stretch TCCCAAAACTTATAGCACGAATAAAAGCTATCCAAAACTGTTTTAAACACTCCCCAGGTTGTATACATAAAGAGgcttgaaaattaaaatcattttgattCTGAATTATAGCAACAAAATCTACATTAGcatttagaatataaaaaatgcaaTATCAATAGTTTATCCTACAATCATTATTAAAAACCAGAATCTAGAACATATAGATGATCTAGAAACGTGAAAACACCACAAGAAAAGTGCCATACATAACACACAACAATAGCACAACAAGATAATACAAGGCAAGCTGCACCTAATAAAGTAGTAAACATCTAAAAACAAGGCTTGCCTTTCGTTCGTACACAGAGATACAAGAGATACATACTTAGACTAGCAGCTGATTTAgatataaaaatactaatgaGAACAACAACATATATGACCATAGGCATCACTTTTTGAGCAAGCTTCCCGAGAAAATCCTCTTGCAATATGGACTGGTGCGCAACCCTTTGTGAGCACGAACGATTTCAGCCAAAGATGCATGCAGAGGGCCCTGTGTTACACACAACCTTTATATACTTAGTAACAACTTTTAACTATCAAGGCATGCTAGTTGTGCAAGAAGAGCCATCCATTATTTTTCAAACCTTTGTAAAAAGTAAAGCAGATCGAATGACATAGTTGGCATATGGGTCTTGCAACAACTGTTCAAAGCGAGGAACAGACGTTAACTCTCCAACTATCCTTGGCCTGCTGTTTCCGATATGCTTAAGGCATTTTTCGACCACATGACTGCTGAATTTCTGTGTAGACAAAATTACAAAGCTTCCTTTGAACTGGCTAAGCAGTTTGACTGAGACAGCTGGGGTATCCGATTCTATAACATACTGAACAACATAATTTCTGCAAGAACAATTTGTGAGATAGTGAATCTCTTCCTAACGTAGGCAACAAAATAAGAATAAGTAAATAAGTAATAATCAATAAACATATATAAGTATTTTCAACATCATGTCACAAGATGGAGACCAATACCTAGCCAACAAAATATTTGTaactagcaaaaaaaaaaactatcaaattcaaaattaagcACTGAGAAGATGAATTAAATAAGAAACTCAATGTATCATTTACCACAGATTATATCTATGACATAACTTTCTATGAATAATGACTTAAAGACTTACTGTCCTTATGAAACAAAAGGATGAAAAGTAAATTGacaaattattatatcaataatatcAGATGTATATTATTACCCAAATGCATCCTGAGCGAGGAGAAGTCCATGTTTGCATATTTCTGTGACCAGCTTATCCCGATTCTTTCCTGTTGAGTGATGAATGCAACATTGCAATACACAACATCCATGCCGATGAGTAGCTATTTCAACACAAAACTTCACAGCAGCATCAAAAATAAACTGCCATGATGATAAAGAGAAACAATAAGCAACTGCACAATTTTGTTTAAACTAATAGGTCCatgagaaaacaaataacagaattTGTGATACGTCTGAGCTAACTTTTCATGTAAAAGCATAAGTTGTAAATAAGCAAATCCGagaaacaatatataaataaggTTAGTAAGCATAGAGCAGGAAGTATCACGcaaaaaattaatcaagttGACATTGGTTTGGTTTAATAAGTATGCAAGTGTTCATACTATAAGAAGTTAAACATGAATTAAATCATCGTTGAAACATGTTTCTACAACATGAATATCACATGAATGATGACCACTGCTTGCAATGTAGATTAAATACAAGTTTGTGCTAGACTGTTGATCAAAATAAAAGTTGACATGGATATGACATATTAATTAACATGACATTGTAAGTTTGCTTCATTTATGAAGAATAGTTAAAAAGCTTACCTACCTATTCCTTCTTTTGATATACTCAAGCAAAGAGAACGGGGGTATAAAACTAATTCCCATGCTAGACGCGGCACTGTCAAGGTTAGTATTATGATATATGAGTGGTCTAacaatacttttattttctttaacacgAGGATCACAGTTGGTCAGAAATGCGTAACATAGAATGGTCTCAGAAAGTAGTTTCTCTTATTCCCACTTTTTGATTCCCATGAATACTGCATTGCCAATTACTTGCGTCATAATGTTAATAATTCAAAATGTTCAACAAGTAACAAAACACAAGTaaagtaagaagaagaaaaaatggacCGTAAAAACTTAAAGGAGAGTAAAAAAGCGAAAAGATATGAGTGTTATACCTGATTATCTTGACAGCTAAAGCATTGCAAGCAACGTTGAATGACGTGATTTCCATTCAAATCCTTAATAAGATCAAGAAAACCCGGTTGAATGGCAGACTTCACCAGTGAAACTTGTTCATCGGAGGTGAGGGTCTCGATCAACTTCTGCACCACGCGTGTGCTGTTGCAGTGACAACTcagtaaacaaacaaaacaaacaaatcaaaatgctttattatgttcatatatatatatataaagcacgaacttttaattaaatggGAAGAAATATATACATACCCGTGAGTATTTAAAGAGATTCTAACGAGCTGGGTTGGGTGATTGGTCAACAAGAGCACAATCTGCAGGAGTTGATCGTCGGTGCAAACATCGAGCAGCTTCTGCACAAGATAATTCCCGAAAGAGTCTATCATGAGTTCAACAACATTCCCAATGATTCCCTCAAACACGATACATATATCCTGGTAGGTCCCCTCATCCACCATCCGCTGCAGAAAACGACAACCATTCTGATCCTTTGCCAGGTTGTAAATGTAGCACTGCGCATCAGGCACAGAATAAAAATCCAGCAGCATGGGCAGTGATGAGAAATCACCACCACCACTTCTTTGACCAGAAGGAGCAGCAGCAGAATAAAAGTTCTTAGGAACAACACTCCCACCCACGTCATGAATTGCAGCAGCATCATCATCGCGAGGACTCCTTCTGTAAGAACCGTACCCATTCTCAAAGTAGTGTTTTGCATCTCTCCCTTGTAGAAAAACGTCATTGTTGTCATACCTAAACGCTGTAGCAGGGTCTCCCCCGATTCTCCTCGGAGATAGAAAAGGGGAAAGTTCAGCTTTTTGTTTTGCAGCAACGTAATAATGTGATGGGGTAATATTGGCATTGGGAGGATATTGATGTTGAGGCGTTATCTGAGAAAACCTAATGGGACTTTTGACTCCTCCTCCATCGTGGAGAGACTGTGAAGCCGCCATGTAACGATCACGGAGAATCTGATAGTTATTATCAGATGTACCCTCTAGCTGCCTCCTCCTCTGATCGACGAGGTGATGATACACGAGGTTGTCGTGATCATCTGGGGTGCCAAGAGTGTAACCTTTATCGAATAAAGGCACATTGTTGACATGCTGATGATAGGGAAGGGATGGGAAGGTTCCTGTTTCGTTGAAACAAAAAGCGTAAGGGTCCAGACCCATGTTGGTTTGGGTGTTGTTAACATATGGGAGGGTTCCTGTTTCATTGAAATAAGAAGCGTAGGGTTCGAAAGGCATGTTATCGGTTTGGGTTGCATCGAAGAAGTTGATTCTGGAGAAATCATGGCCCCAAACGGGGTATGCAGGGTCCAACCAGAATCTGCAGGGAGAGGGAGGTGGTGGTGCGGGAGAAGGAGCGAGAGGGACCCTGGTGATGGGGGACCCAACGGCCACATGGTCAGGGTGAAGGAATGGTGATGGTGTTGTGGGAATCCCAACGAACCTTGTTTCTGCGTCCTCTGCTGCGTTTCGTTTGTTGTTGTCGTCTGACATCTTCAGCATGGGGGAATCCATGATTcggggtttgtttgtttgttgtcACGTGAAAAAGTGGGACGGAATTAGAAAGGACGGCGGTTGCGGCAATGAGCTTGGCGTAGCCTATGAATCTGGTTTTGATTCCATGGGGATttgtgaagagagagagagagagagggttttTGATTGTGAAATTGTTTGTGACACTATTGAGTATTGACTCGGTGACACTGGTTTAACAAAATCAGCAGCCAACAGCTTTCACTCTTCCATTCCTACCACTATTTGTATGCTAGGGTGATATCGTGAAATTAGGGAAAAATTACTtcaatcttatattttctttttattttatcttttcagtTATTtgaatttactttaatttaatcttattttgttcTGTTAAAACTGATAAATATTTGATGCTACTAGTAAATCATAAAGCTTTTGGTTTGCTCTCAAAAGTcataaagtttatataaaaaaggaaaatagaaaattcCTATCACAACTTTATGGTTTGCAAATATCTGCCAATTCATTAAAACGTGCGTTTGAATGTGGCAAAAGTAATCCCATAAAGGAGAGTATGATATACAAGAATATACTTATAACAATAAGAAAAATGGAATggttaatttattcaaataataagatataatgaaagtaaaaaatcgtcaagaagaaaaaaaattatatgagtaatatcaatcaatcaatatcaatatattatacaaaGCACATTTACTGACTTTGTTTGTCAATATAAGTGTCAAGCATTGATTAAAATAGATCTCACTTAATTTAATAAGttgattttgtcatgtaatAACAAGATTAGTTgcacaaaatttatattgattttgtcattaaAATACCATTAATATTGACCGTATAATATCTATACCAACGCATAAAGGAGATACAATTATCTACCGTTAtacttgagaaattgaaaattgaaattaaagaaGGGTTGCCGCGTGGAAGGGAGGAATAGTTGATTTTTGCTGTGAGTGTGGATGGCATAAGTACGGCACAAAGtcttaaagaattaattttttttttattttaactcatTCGTAcacatttttgtatattttatttcttttttttttttactaattgttgtttaattaatcTAGCATGCCTTTCCCGGGATATGAGGTTGGAAACTGTCATTGCCAAGGAGGTAATTGATGAAAAAAAGGAGAGGgagaatattttttcaaaatcaagattattgtaattttttagcaattaaatatttttatttttagttatgttGTTCaattggtttttaatttttttatttggagtgtgtcattcattaaataaaattcaaaatttgtaattaaaaatcattgtaacatattaatttttgacACAATAGCACAATAAAAATGCGAGTACAAAAACTTACAagcattaattatttgataaaattcaaatttcaaataatttattattaactatATACGATTCACCCCTCGACCACTTTTACAATTAAGgtatattcttcttcttctttatttttttttttccttcttcttctttgctaaaattatttttctaataaccTTTCTGTTAAAGAACTCTCATTTATTCCTTTGTATAtgatacaatattattttcattgttttctattttctttttgaatatcATCTATGTCCATGATTGTTATTTcctctttctaaaaaaaatataattttcattgtgGATTATTTTATGGATAGGGCTGGAAAATCCTTCGCTAGTCCCTCGATGTATTTGACCTATAGTTGTATCAGTAGGAAAAGGTTAAACTCATTCTACGAAATCAATATTATCATTgatagtttattttataatgttaattatatatatctgTCAAGGTTTTCAGCAATTATGTGATAGTGAGGGGTTGATTCATGAAATTACACCACCTTACACACCCCTTTATAATGGAACAACTAGGAGGAAAAACAAAACCAATATGAACATGGTAAGGTGCATGTTAAAGTCTAAAAACCTACCAAATTATCTTTGGCATGAAGCTGTATCAACAACAGTGCACATTTTGAATCGATCTCCAACCAAGAGACTTACAGGTATGACACTAGAAGTAGCTTGGACTGGTGTGAAACCATGTGTAGCTCACCTTAGAGTGTTTGGTTCAATCTGCTACAAACATATTCCTGACTAATTGAGAAGGAAACTGGATGACAAGGGTGAGCAAGTCATATTGATTAGTTACCATGCTATTGGTGGCTATAAATTGTATGATCCAAGAAGCAAACAAGTAACCATGAGTAGAGATTTGATATGTTATGAGAATTAGAGTTGGAATTGGGGTTCAAAACCTAAAGAACCTTCCTTAGTCAAGAATGTTGgagaaaaggagagaaatcaGGGAATCACACACACTCAAAATGATGAGAtgaatattattgaaaaaaattgaattacacATTAGACCATTTATATAGTCTAAGTACAGATTCCTTGACACATCACTAATAGACTTAACAAATTCACACCTATATTATATCTAATATATTCTGAATTACAACTATCAGCCCCCTTTGATTCATAATCTTTATAGATGACAGTCCAAGCTTGTCTTTCAATACTATGAATTTGTTCACCTTCAAGCCTTTTATGAGAATATTCGCAAGTTGCATTTCAGTACTGTAGTACTTCAAGTCAAGTTGTTTTTTGCTCACCTTTTCATGAAGAAAGTGAAATCTTGTCTCTATGTGTTTTGATCTTCCGTGTGCTACTGGATTCATGGCCAAACTGATAGTGGATTTATTGTCTAGATACAATTCGACTAGCCTCTGAATTTCTATCTTCAATTCTTCAAGTAAAGAGTCTAGCCATAGTGCTTGGCATGCAGCATAGCATGCTACAATGTACTCAGCCTCACAGGAAGATAATGCCACTACAGGTTGTTTCTTTGAACACCAGCTTATTGGTGCACCAAGGAACTTGAAGAGATATCATGTAGTGCTCTTCCTTTCCACCTTGTCTCCTCACCAATCTAAGTTTAAGAAACCCATCAACATAGTTGTAGATTCTGAAATTCCAACCAGGCCTGTGAGAGTAGTTTGATCAGAATCCTTAGGAAATAGAACACCATAACTAAGTGTTCCTCTAAGATATCTTAGAATTCTCTTAGCAGCAGCCCAATAAGAGGCTTTAGGATTGTCCATAAACCTACTAATTAGActaattgcaaaaaaaatgtcTGATCTTGTGTTGCAGAGGTATCTCAATGACCCTACGACCTGCTTGAATAGGATACTATCCACTGACTTTTCTGACTCATCTTTCACTAATCTCAAGCTTGGGTCAACTGGAGTGGATGTTGGGTTGCAGCTCATCATCTTAAATCTCTTCAGGAGGTCTGTTGCATACTTATGTTGGTGCATAATCAGAAGTCCTTTGGTTTCCTTGAACTCAATTCCAAGGAAATAAGACAATATCCCTAGGTCTGTCATCtcaaattcaaacttcaaactcCTCTTgaatctctctatataaatcTTATTACTCCCTATGATCAACAGATCATCAACATACAAGCAGAGAATTATCAGATCATCTTTGTCACTCTTCTTTACATAAACTTCATACTCCTTCTCACACTTATGGAAACCTTGTTTGACAAGAAAGGAATCTATTCTCTTGTTCCAGGCCCTTGGAGCCTGCTTTAGGCCATACAAAGCCTTGGATAACCTGAACACCTTGTCTTCTTCACCCTTGATCTCAAACCCAAGAGGTTGTTTCACAAAGACCACCTCTTCCAAAGTACCATTGAGGAATGCCGACTTTACATCAAGCTGGTATAGGGGTCAATCTCTACTGTGGGCTAGAGCTATCACCAACCTTATGGTTTCTAGCCTAACTACTAGAGCAAACACTTCTGAATAATTTAAACCATCTCTTTGGAGGAATCCTCTTGCAACTAGCTTTGCTTTATGCTTGGCAACAGTTCCATCAGGCTTTAATTTCACCTTAAACACCTACTTCACATCTATTGGAGACTTGTTTGGAGGCAAGTCAACAAGTTTCCAGATCTAATTTCTTTCAATTGCTCTCAATTCCTCTTTCATTACATCTTTCCAATGATCTTGTTGTAGTGCATCTTTGTGATCAATTGGTTTAGTGTCTGCCAAAAAGGCAAAATGCACGAACTCGCTTGCTTTCCTTTTTGCTTATGCCTTCTCTTCATCATCTACCACTGCAGCATGCCTAAGGATGTTAGGCATATCAACatgataatttttatactttaaagGCAGGTGTTTTTCTCTCTGTCGTCTCTAATGCACAACAACAGGTTCCTCATGATCAGCTCCTATTTTTGCTGCTTCACTGAGTCCAGTCTCATTATTCTCATCTCAAAACAAGGTGTTGATAGTGCACTTCCTCTTCCAATCCCAAGAGCCATCTTCATCAATCACAACATCTCTGTTGATGAAGATCTTGTGAGTTAACGGATCATACAACCTATACGCACCAGTTGGATGATATCCAACCAGTATCATAGGTACATTCTTGTCCTGAAGCCTTTTCCTCCTTTCATCAGGCACATGCTTGAAACACAGTGACCCAAACACTCTCAAATGCTTCACTATAGGCTTCCTTCGTGTCCATACTTCCTCAGGCACTCTATCTTTTAGCTTCTTTGTGGgacacttattaaaaatatatgttgcaGTGGACACTACTTCTCCCCATAAAGTTGATGGCAAATGCTTCTCTTTCAACATACACCTTGCCATGTTCATCACTGTCTTGTTCCTCCTCTCAACCAAACCATTATGCTGAGGAGTATAGGGAGCAATGATCTCGTGTATTATACCATGATTAGTACAGAAAGATTCAAAATCATTAAATGTGTACTCTCGTCCACCATCAGTTCTAATGATTTTGATTGACTTTCCACTTTGATTTTCACTCAACACTTTGAACTCTTTGAAAACAGAGGGCACTTTAATCAGGTATAACCACATCATTCTACTAAACTCATCAATAAAGGTTACAAAATATTTGTTACCTCCCATTGAAGACACTTCCAGTGGGCCACATACATCAGAGTGAACAACTCCTAGCACTTCAGTTGCTCTTGTAGGTGATTCTGATTTGAAAAATTTCCTGGGTTGCTTGCTTGTCAAGCATCTCTCACAAATCTTATTAGGAAATCTGATCCTGGGCAAGCCCTTAACTAACTTTTGTGATTGAAGTTGATTCAGTCCCTTGAAATTCAAATGCCCAAGTCTTGAATGCCAAAGCCAGCTCTCATCTTCATTGGCGATTGATGCCAAACACTGCACATCAGCATTATTCATGTTCACCTGAAAAGTTCTATTTTTGGACAATGGGATTTTAAACACTCTCACATCACTTGGATCTAGCAAATCTAGAAACTTGTTCTTCAAGGATGCTGAAAATCCTTTCTCAAGAAGCTAGCCCAAGCTCATCAGATTACACCTCATATATGGCACATACATCACCTCTTCTATTATTACAAGGCTTCCCTTACTCATTCTGAAAGTAATATTCCCAATTCCCACACTTCTGATAGTAATGTGATCTGCAAGCTTTATAGTGCATTTTTTACTATCATCAAGACTCACTAGCCAACTCGAATTACAAGTCATGTGATTTGAGCAACCAATGTCCAGATACCATGTTTCTAAATCTCCACTACTGGTAAAGTTGCAGGTGGTTGTCATTAATACAACTGCTTCTCCATCTGAATCACTTTCACTATCATCTTGTCGCTTTGCTTGTGCCATATGAGCCTTCTTTTTActatatttcttcttcttctctcttacaTCTGCACTTCCACATTCATTTTCTAAGTGTCCCCAGCCTTGACAATTTAGCATCTAATCTTACTCTTGTTAAACTTTCCTTTTCCACCCTAATTACTTGATCCTGGTTCCCTCTTTCTCCCATATGATTCTGATTGATCCTGATCAAAATCAGTATGATCATGTTTGCCATGAAATGAAGAGTTCTTTCCTTCCCGCTTGTTGCTCTGCCACTTAAAATTTCCTTTCGActtcttgttctttcctccttgATTCTATTTCGAAGCATATAGAGCCTGATCTTCCGGTTTTATTGGGCttctctcattcattttcaactCATGTGCCTCTAGAGAGGTTTGCAGCTCTTCAATTTTCATCTCAGATAAGTCCCTGGCCTCCTCAATTGTAGCAACTCTCCCATCAAATCGAGGAGTTAAGGTTCTCATCACCTTCTCGACCAAATCTTGATCTTTGAATTTTTCACCACATTCTTGCATTTGGTTCACAATTCTAAGCAATCTTGTGAAATAATCACAGACTCTCTCATTGTCTTCCATTTGAAAGAGCTCATATTGTCTCTTCAAGGTGTTTAACTTCACCTTCTTTAACTTGTCATCACTGGAACAAGCCTTTGCAAGAATGTCCCATGCTTCTTTCAAAGTTGTGGCAGTAGCGATCTTCTCAAAATGTGCGGAATCAATGCATTGATGCAATAAAAAAGTGTCTTACAATCCTTCTTCTTCAAATCCTTCAACGCTTGTCTTTAAGCATCTGATGTGGTGGCTTTAGGTTCTTCAACTCCATTCTGAATAACCTCATACACATCCTAAATCCAAATAAGGCCTTTATTTGCACGTTCCATTTGGACCAGTTTTCCCATCAAGAACTGGTAAGTTTCCAGGTATGTGACCATTCATGATGCCGTCTCGATCAATCTTCACAAAAACTCTTCAAGAATTCGCCAAGAATCTTGCACAGGATCTGAAATCATGCGAATCTTGAAAATCAACACTCAACAACATCACTTCACTCATAATCTCACAACCCTCAACAGTTTACACTTGAAGGATCCTCACAGTGTTTGAATCTCACAATTCTCTCACATTATTTGCACTCACACTCAAATTTTTTCACTCAAGAACCCACTTCTCTCATCCTTCTTGGTCCCTAGAACATGGAGCTCATGATACCAATTCTATTGGAGAAAAGGAGAGAAACCAGGGAATCACACGCACTCAAATTGATGAGATGAATATTGAAAAAAACTGAATTACACATTAGACCATTTATATAGTCTAAGTACAGATTCTTGACACGTCACTAACCGACTTAACAAACTCACacctatattatatataatatattctgAATTACAACTATCAAAGAATCCTATTGGAAGATGCCAACTCACATAGATCAGCAGTCAACAATTCACAGAATATGAAGAGATCAACAAGAGTAAGTCAATTGCCTTCACACTTGAGTGACTATGAAATGTTTCATGACTCCACAATTACTTCAGAGGGTGAATTAGTGCACTTTGCACTAATAGCACAATCTAAACCAGTAGATTTTGAGAAGGCAATGACAAATGAGAAATAGGTGAAGGCTATGCAGGAAGAGATCAACTTAATTGAGAGAAACCAGACCTGGGAGCTAGTTGATCTTCCTCAAGAAAAAAGACCAATAGCATTGAAATGGGTTTACAAAGTGAAAGTCAACCCAGAAGGTGAAGTTGTGAAGTATAAAGCCAAACTGGTGGCAAAAAGGCTTACAAAAGGCAAGGATTGACTATAGAGAAGTATATGCACCTGTAGCAAGGCTTGAGACTGTAAGATTAATGGTTGCAGTGGCTACTTAGAGAAATTGGTCAATGCATCAACTTGATGTGAAATCAACATTCCTCAATGGACCTCTAGAAGAAGAAGTGTATGTGTATCAACCACAAGaatttgaagt encodes the following:
- the LOC100784921 gene encoding mRNA-binding protein puf3; this encodes MDSPMLKMSDDNNKRNAAEDAETRFVGIPTTPSPFLHPDHVAVGSPITRVPLAPSPAPPPPSPCRFWLDPAYPVWGHDFSRINFFDATQTDNMPFEPYASYFNETGTLPYVNNTQTNMGLDPYAFCFNETGTFPSLPYHQHVNNVPLFDKGYTLGTPDDHDNLVYHHLVDQRRRQLEGTSDNNYQILRDRYMAASQSLHDGGGVKSPIRFSQITPQHQYPPNANITPSHYYVAAKQKAELSPFLSPRRIGGDPATAFRYDNNDVFLQGRDAKHYFENGYGSYRRSPRDDDAAAIHDVGGSVVPKNFYSAAAPSGQRSGGGDFSSLPMLLDFYSVPDAQCYIYNLAKDQNGCRFLQRMVDEGTYQDICIVFEGIIGNVVELMIDSFGNYLVQKLLDVCTDDQLLQIVLLLTNHPTQLVRISLNTHGTRVVQKLIETLTSDEQVSLVKSAIQPGFLDLIKDLNGNHVIQRCLQCFSCQDNQFIFDAAVKFCVEIATHRHGCCVLQCCIHHSTGKNRDKLVTEICKHGLLLAQDAFGNYVVQYVIESDTPAVSVKLLSQFKGSFVILSTQKFSSHVVEKCLKHIGNSRPRIVGELTSVPRFEQLLQDPYANYVIRSALLFTKGPLHASLAEIVRAHKGLRTSPYCKRIFSGSLLKK
- the LOC102667075 gene encoding uncharacterized protein; this encodes MLNCQGWGHLENECGSADVREKKKKYSKKKAHMAQAKRQDDSESDSDGEAVVLMTTTCNFTSSGDLETWYLDIGCSNHMTCNSSWLVSLDDSKKCTIKLADHITIRSVGIGNITFRMSKGSLVIIEEVMYVPYMRCNLMSLG